TCGTCGTCGAACATGATCTCGACGTGATCCGCCGCGCGGAATGGCTCGTCGATGTCGGGCCAGGAGCCGGGGAAAAGGGCGGTGAAGTCCTCTACAGCGGGCCGATAGAGGGGCTTGCCGACGTCGAGACTTCGATCACCCGCCGCTACCTGTTCGCAGAGCCGCTCCACAGTGAGCGCACACCGCGCGATCCCAAGGCATGGCTACGCCTGGAAGGAATCAGGCGGAACAATCTCCATGGTCTCGACGTCGAGTTTCCGATCGGCTGCTTCACCGCTGTCACCGGCGTTTCGGGATCGGGCAAATCCAGTCTTGTCAGTCAGGCGCTGCCCGAGCTCGTCACGGAACACCTCGGCGGCTCCCCCGTGGCCGAGGAGGGGGATATCGATCCGCTGCTCGATGTTGCGCAGAACGACACCGAAGGACGCATTGTCGCAGGCATGGAGCATGTTCGCAGGCTTGTGCGGGTCGATCAGAAACCGATCGGCCGCACGCCGCGCTCGAACCTGGCCACCTACAGCGGCATGTTCGACCATGTGCGACGGATCTTCGCTGATACGCCGCTCGCCCGCCGGCGGCACTACAAGCCGGGAAGGTTCTCGTTCAACGTTCCGCAAGGCCGCTGCCCTGTGTGCGAGGGCGAGGGATACGTCATGGTGGAGCTGCTGTTCCTGCCAAGCGTTTATGCCCCGTGCTCGACCTGTCATGGCTCTCGCTACAACCCGCAAACGCTCGAAGTCGAATGGAACGGGCGCAATATCGCCCAAGTGCTCGAACTGACGGTCGACGATGCGTGCGATTTCTTCGCTGGCGAGGCATCTGTGATGCGCTCCCTCGAAGTGCTGCGGGAGATCGGTCTTGGCTATCTGAGGCTCGGTCAGCCGGCGACCGAGCTGTCTGGCGGGGAAGCGCAGCGCATCAAGCTGGCGACTGAACTGCAACGCGCCCAACGCGGCAACACGATCTACATCCTCGACGAGCCAACTTCGGGGCTTCACCCCTCCGATGGCGACCGGCTGATGCAACACCTGCAGGGCCTCGTAGACGCCGGCAATACCGTCGTAGTTGTGGAACATGACATGCGCGCCATCACACAGGTGGACTGGATCATCGACCTGGGACCGGGGGCCGGGGAAGATGGGGGCCGTATCGTTGCCAGCGGCGTCCCTGGCGTCGTTGCGGAAGCGGAAGGCAGTCTCACCGCCCGCTATCTCAAGGCGGCGCTGTAGGTCGTAAATTTGGCCGAACGCACGTTCGATCAGGTGCATCTCAACCACACGTTGGGATGGGTCCACTCCGGAAGCGGGAGCCGGCGATGCGTCACCGCGGTTGACGCGGCTCAGGGTTTAAGTGCCGCAGGTGCGCCGTGTTCGTGTGATACGCGGCGTGGCGGACGGCCAATCGCTGGCCATCCGCCACGCTTGCTTTGTGCAGACCTTCTCCATTGAGAGGGCCCTTCACATGGTTCGTCGAAACGCCCCGTCTTAATTCCCTGCTGCGATTTCCTCGACGAGTTTGGCACAGAAGGCGGGCAAATCATCGGGATCGCGGCTGGTAACAAGGCCGTTGTCGACCACGACTTCCTCATCGGTCCATGTACCGCCGGCGTTCTCGATATCGATCTTCAGCGTCGGGTAGGACGTCAAGGTGCGACCCTTGAGCACGTCCGCCTCGATCAATGTCCAGGGTGCATGGCATATAGCCGCGACAGGTTTTTTCTGATCGAAGAAAGCCCGGATGAAACCGATTGCCTCGTCGCTGCCGCGCAGCTTGTCGGCACCGACGGTCCCTCCGGGCACGACAAGTCCGTCGAAATCGTCGGCTTTGACATCGGAAAACGTCTTGTCGATAGTATAGCTGCCGCCCTCGTCGAGATCGCCATTGACTGTGCGAGCCTTGCCCGATTCAAAACTGATCACGGTCACTTCGCCACCAGCGTCCTCGACAGCTTGCTTGGGCTTCGAGAATTCTGGTTCTTCCGTCCCGCGGGGTGCGATCAGAATGGCGACCGATTTGCCTTCTAA
This genomic window from Qipengyuania sp. HL-TH1 contains:
- a CDS encoding type 1 glutamine amidotransferase domain-containing protein, whose amino-acid sequence is MTLEGKSVAILIAPRGTEEPEFSKPKQAVEDAGGEVTVISFESGKARTVNGDLDEGGSYTIDKTFSDVKADDFDGLVVPGGTVGADKLRGSDEAIGFIRAFFDQKKPVAAICHAPWTLIEADVLKGRTLTSYPTLKIDIENAGGTWTDEEVVVDNGLVTSRDPDDLPAFCAKLVEEIAAGN